One segment of Pleuronectes platessa chromosome 21, fPlePla1.1, whole genome shotgun sequence DNA contains the following:
- the ppp1cab gene encoding protein phosphatase 1, catalytic subunit, alpha isozyme b, translating to MAEADKLNIDSIIQRLLEVKGSRPGKNVQLTENEIRGLCLKSREIFLSQPILLELEAPLKICGDVHGQYYDLLRLFEYGGFPPESNYLFLGDYVDRGKQSLETICLLLAYKIKYPENFFLLRGNHECASINRIYGFYDECKRRYNIKLWKTFTDCFNCLPVAAIVDEKIFCCHGGLSPDLQSMEQVRRVMRPTDVPDQGLLCDLLWADPDKDVLGWGENDRGVSFTFGADVVTKFLHKHDMDLICRAHQVVEDGYEFFAKRQLVTLFSAPNYCGEFDNAGAMMSVDETLMCSFQILKPADKKLFYGGGGGMGSGRPVTPPRKAKK from the exons ATGGCCGAAGCCGACAAGTTGAACATCGACTCCATTATACAGCGTCTGCTGGAAG TGAAAGGCTCCAGACCTGGCAAAAATGTTCAACTGACAGAGAATGAAATCCGTGGTCTCTGCCTCAAATCCCGGGAGATCTTCCTCAGCCAGCCAATCCTGCTCGAACTCGAGGCGCCACTCAAGATTTGTG GTGATGTCCACGGGCAGTACTATGATCTCCTGAGGCTGTTTGAATATGGGGGCTTTCCACCAGAGAGCAACTACCTGTTCCTGGGGGACTACGTAGACCGAGGCAAACAGTCGCTGGAGACCATCTGCCTGTTGCTGGCCTACAAGATCAAATACCCAGAAAACTTCTTTCTGCTGAGGGGAAACCACGAGTGCGCCTCCATTAACAGAATATATGGCTTCTATGATGAGT GTAAGAGGCGGTACAACATAAAGCTGTGGAAGACCTTCACCGACTGCTTCAACTGTTTGCCTGTTGCCGCTATTGTTGACGAGAAGATCTTCTGTTGCCATGGAG GCCTGTCACCAGACCTCCAGTCTATGGAGCAGGTGCGACGGGTCATGCGTCCCACTGATGTGCCTGACCAGGGCCTCCTCTGCGACCTGCTGTGGGCCGACCCGGACAAGGACGTGCTGGGCTGGGGCGAGAACGACCGCGGAGTCTCCTTCACGTTCGGCGCCGACGTCGTCACAAAGTTCCTCCACAAACACGACATGGACCTTATTTGTCGGGCCCATCAG GTGGTCGAGGACGGATATGAGTTTTTTGCAAAGAGGCAGCTGGTGACGCTGTTCTCTGCTCCTAACTACTGCGGAGAGTTCGACAACGCCGGAGCCATGATGAGCGTAGACGAGACCCTCATGTGCTCATTCCAG attCTCAAACCTGCAGACAAGAAGCTCTTCTacggtggtggaggtggaatgGGCTCTGGCCGCCCAGTCACTCCCCCAAGGAAAGCTAAGAAATGA
- the pelo gene encoding protein pelota homolog, with product MKLLARDIEKDYAGQVTLMPEEAEDMWHTYNLLQVGDSLRASTIRKVQTESTTGSVGSSRVRTTLTLCVETIDFDSQACRLRVKGTNLEENQYVKMGAYHTIELEVNRKFTLAKKSWDSVVLDRIEQACDATQKADVAAVVMQEGLANLVLVTPAMTLLRAKVEVTIPRKRKGSCTQHEKALERFYEAVMQGILRHINFDVVKCVLVASPGFVKDQFIAYLFKEAVRQDNKLLLENRPKFMLVHSSSGHKYSLKEILSDPSVTSRLSDTRAAGEVRALEDFYKMLQHEPDRAFYGLAHVEKAAELLGVDILLISDKLFRHQDVPTRSRYVRLVDSVRDNGGTVRIFSSLHVSGEQLTQLSGVAAILRFPIADLSEPEDDSSSDED from the exons ATGAAGCTGCTGGCCAGAGACATTGAGAAAGACTATGCcgg TCAGGTGACTCTGATGCCCGAGGAGGCGGAGGACATGTGGCACACCTACAACCTGCTGCAAGTCGGAGACAGCTTGAGAGCCTCCACTATCAG GAAGGTCCAGACGGAGTCCACCACCGGAAGCGTGGGCAGCTCCAGAGTTCGCACCACTCTCACCTTATGTGTGGAGACGATCGACTTCGACTCCCAGGCCTGTCGGCTGAGAGTCAAGGGCACTAACTTAGAGGAGAACCAGTATGTCAAG ATGGGGGCTTACCACACTATCGAGCTTGAAGTTAACAGGAAGTTCACTCTGGCTAAAAAGAGCTGGGACAGCGTCGTCCTGGACAGAATCG AGCAGGCATGTGACGCCACACAGAAGGCAGATGTGGCAGCTGTGGTCATGCAGGAGGGCCTGGCCAACCTGGTGCTGGTGACCCCCGCCATGACTCTGCTCCGAGCCAAAGTGGAGGTCACCATTCCGCGCAAGAGAAAGGGAAGCTGCACTCAGCACGAGAAG GCGCTGGAGAGGTTCTATGAGGCTGTGATGCAGGGGATCCTTCGCCACATCAATTTTGATG TGGTGAAGTGCGTCCTGGTTGCCAGTCCAGGGTTTGTGAAGGACCAGTTCATCGCGTATCTCTTTAAAGAGGCAGTGCGTCAGGACAACAAGCTCCTGCTGGAGAATCGCCCCAAATTCATGCTGGTGCACTCGTCATCAGGTCACAAGTATTCACTAAAAG AAATCCTCTCTGATCCATCTGTGACAAGTCGACTCTCTGATACCAGG GCAGCAGGAGAGGTGAGAGCCCTGGAGGATTTCTACAAGATGCTCCAGCATGAGCCAGACAGAGCTTTCTATGG ACTGGCCCATGTGGAGAAAGCTGCTGAGCTTCTCGGCGTCGACATCTTGCTGATTAGTGATAAGCTGTTCAG aCATCAGGACGTCCCCACGAGAAGCCGCTACGTCCGCCTGGTGGACAGTGTGAGAGACAACGGCGGCACCGTCAG AATATTCTCCAGCCTTCATGTGTCTGGTGAAC AGCTGACCCAGCTGAGTGGAGTGGCCGCCATCTTGCGGTTTCCCATCGCCGACCTGTCGGAGCCAGAGGACGACAGCAGCTCTGACGAAGACTGA